GGGAGGTGCAGACATCCGTGAGGCTCCTGCTGCCCGGTGAGCTCGCCAAGCACGCCGTCAGCGAGGGTACCAAAGCTGTCACCAAGTACACCAGCTCCAAGTGAGCACAGCGTGTGCTTGCACTTGTACCGCCGCCACCGTTGCGCTCACCACATACTCACCTACCTATGTGTTGCGCACAaacaaaaggcccttttcagggccacaaatattttcatatacaatttaacatacaaaatgtatgtttctgttgataaacatgtcaaaagtcaaacaacaacataaaaaaaaacctatctcCATCACTCCCAGTCGCTATCCTTTACGATCTGCaacgattaaatttaatacacacagaaaaatagtaacacaatggaattatattattgacaaaaacaacaatacatatatattatttatataatataaagtatgatgataataaatataataatataatgacactTTGAAGCTCCACGACCAGAGTACTATACCCatatcgtacataataatattgcctgcctaatattattttaagtacttcaataaaattcaaatagttgtcattcaatgttatatgggaaaaaaaaaaagaaaaaaaaaaaaaagacgtttatcatagtttgacgtttatcaagttactaaactgcaaatagtcgatggagaaatacagtgataggtgtaatgtttataggtgatgaacggtatacaatattatgtacttaaataaaatattataaatacttacttaaaaataacaaaaaaaaataaaataatgataattgtaagaataacatataggtataacgcattttgtttcatgtttcgttcgttcaaatagttgtcattcaatgttataaagaaaaaaaaaaaaaagaaaaaaaaaaaatgacgtttatcatagtttgacgtttatcaagttacttatagaataataatataaacacgtacacacaatataatatattatgtacgctttaaaataaaggatttatacGAATTTAGAGAGAAAATTCCAAGTGAGTTCGCCGCGGCCGGTTCGCGCTGTCGGCCCGTGTCGATCGTATAAATACGAGTGGGACGGGCAATGCGCGTTTCATTCCCGCTCGCACAGTCGCGCCGTTCGCACCGCACGTCGTTCGTTCAGGTTCAGTTTCagtacaattcaattcaattaagaaATGGCGCGTACCAAGCAGACCGCTCGCAAGTCCACCGGTGGTAAGGCACCGAGGAAGCAGCTCGCCACCAAGGCGGCCCGCAAGAGCGCACCGGCAACCGGTGGTGTCAAGAAGCCCCATCGTTACAGGCCCGGAACCGTAGCGCTCCGTGAGATTCGTCGTTACCAGAAGAGTACCGAGCTGTTGATCCGCAAGCTTCCGTTCCAGCGTTTGGTGCGTGAGATCGCTCAAGACTTCAAGACCGATCTCCGTTTCCAGAGCTCCGCTGTGATGGCCCTGCAGGAGGCCAGCGAGGCTTACCTCGTCGGTCTCTTCGAAGACACCAACCTTTGCGCCATCCACGCCAAGCGTGTCACCATCATGCCCAAGGATATACAGCTGGCGCGCAGGATCCGCGGAGAGCGCGCCTAActgcagtcagtactatcgagtactgcAGTTGGCGTGTACAAGGCGGTGtgcgatatattgttgtatacacCTATTAAGTATACACTTGTATTGCCGCTCAGCCGAATAccaaaaaggcccttttcagggccacacatgagtcatatatttttgtaataaaatatgtttctgcaactaacattaaaaagtcaaacaaactattaattaacacacacaatatacctacctaatatctaaatactgcaagtatggtccccatataaatataataaaataaaatatagcagttgCAACATGATATCATCATTCCTGTACAAGCTAGCTATAAAGATGCAGGCctacacacaatatacataagtccatcatatttgacaaattacaatatttactggcgtggtacatacagctacatattatataatattacatattataatagagacAGTACATATAGGACGAAATAGAtcctaaatacaaaatggtcgaatttcattacctacattactgtacttatacatttttttttttttttctttttcttttaaccagacagacactccttaaataatactgatcgtgtattgtatgcttataataaatatagataggtacctactgctgaatgatgataaaaattatcaaaatctaacaaccaatttaatataggtacctaaaataatactttttgtttttttcttttttttttttttttttaatcaatattatgatgttgtaCACTGCTAACCATATTAAAGGcggtgtgttataatattaataaataaatattatttgattagtttatataattaagtaaatagttgaaatttacgttttttttttttttttttttaaatatacatatacaataatatcaactaaaatgaggcagcaagtcgcacacggcccgccaaaacaaaacaaaccctgCGCGTCCGAGTTCCGACCGACCTATCGACTAGCGAACGAGCGAGCTCGAGCGAGCGCCGCAACGCGTATATAAATGAGGGGCATGTACTGGCCCGTGCATCCAGTCGTTCGCCAGCGCTCGCCCGTTGAACAACGTGCGCGCGTCACTTGTCTGTCTGCTCAACTCAACGTCACAACACTAAAGAACAAAGAAGATGACCGGCCGCGGAAAGGGAGGAAAAGGTCTGGGAAagggaggagccaagcgccacAGGAAAGTGCTTCGCGATAACATCCAGGGTATCACGAAGCCCGCCATCCGTCGTCTCGCGCGCAGAGGCGGCGTCAAGCGTATCTCCGGTCTTATTTACGAGGAGACTCGCGGTGTGCTGAAGGTGTTCCTCGAGAACGTGATCCGCGACGCCGTCACATACACCGAGCACGCCAAGAGGAAGACCGTCACCGCCATGGACGTCGTCTacgcgctgaaacgtcaaggcCGCACCCTGTACGGTTTCGGCGGTTAAGCTGCTTCTGCTCGACGGACGACGACACACACACCCGTCCCGTCCTCCAGCCGGCACTGTCGCAATTGCGCATCGCTCGTTGAGCGTACGCGTCATATGTGATAGCGCTAataaaaaggcccttttcagggccgcatacgattcatataaactattataaagtttatgtttctataatgaACACACGATAAGTCAAACTCTCATACTATACTACATAGTAGTACTATACTGTATACCTACtatacacgtacataataataatatatgaataaattcactTCACCTACTAACGCTAGAACGCAACGTACCGAGTagtttactataacataatcatcaatattatatgaaacgaatagagtataatacacgtacgtaggtaacctacctacctatataatgtgttatgataaaatcattgataCTGGTGTATCTCTCTGTCAACTTACTTATGTACAGCTACTACTTGTTTGAAGTTATGAgtgagtatgtacatatattacaaaaatacaatatttgtaaccagaacactgactgacatacctgGATCGTCTCTCTCTGCATTCGACTGCGTTTCTTCTTAGTTGATGCTACGTTGCGACGTCGAATGTCCTCAGGGCTCAGCCTCAGCCTCAGCTCAGCTGCTTACCGGTaacctgaaatagaaatatccgtacaaattacaaataggtacatagtaataaataacatgcaagcattaataataggtattaagattagaattaaaatgtttcgagtaacatttaaataatagagaatataaacagtttaacactaactaacgtaactgtatgataattaaaataataattgtcatattgatatattatatatggtATGTGTACATGTCAACATCAAAgtaatgttgttgttaaaacttacatacatatttagacaaatcgaactaaatagaaaattttatgcataatattaattaattaatatttgtgtgtgtgtttaatattgtgttcaagtaagtgttgtgttgttggacactggtacataataataattaatagctgtAACTGAGAGCACTGCCTAAGGGAATGAATCTACTAAACTTACACGGGACACGGGTGTCTGTCTCCGTACCGTGTACcgtgtgtgtacgtacggcGAGAGATTGAGCGTGTGCATAACGTGATTATTCGTCTATTGGCATGTTGAATTGCATTATATGCACTTtcacattgtttaatatagtattttgtaattttatattagtttattaaacgttataccACCAGGTCTGACTCGCCCGTCCTTAAGTGGTATAACGCTTTCGTGTTTTACGAAGGTTCACTTTTAATCGTCTAATACGTTCGACCAAAgtgttaatacaaatgaaatgttgatacGTTTCAAGCTCGATATCCTCCTTGTTGATTTATCGACCGTTTACAACTGAAACGTtgtgttttatagagaaaaatacattttgaagtgaaCGCGAGGTATGCCAAGTAGACAGTATGGATTATAATGGTGAGCGCCGGCTCGATCGTTCGTTTTATGCGATATCTATCGGTACCGGTAGATAGTCTCGTTCATTATGTatacgaaaatacaataaacgagtgtggttacataacaaaaatataataaatttgtatttaattagatacgtgTTAGTGAAAAGTATGAAGTGTTCATACGAGAAATCGTCTCGCGACAGAATGGCCCTCGTTACGGTAAAGTCTCGAGGTAGCTAATCGGGTGGCAAGTTGCGTATAGTGGCGACATCTACTACGATAGTCGAAGTCTCAGATCGAACCTCTCTTTCACACTCGCGTGAACACGTTTGTTTGAtcgttctctctctctctcacttacttacttacttactctcgcaatcaatctatcaacaatcaacaatggCCGATACAGCAGTCGCCGCCGAAGCTCCCGCTCCCGCTACACCAGCAAAGAAACAGGCAAGACAGGCGGGCGGCGCTAAGAAACCTAAGGCGAAGCCTACGCACCCGAAGACGTCCGAGATGGTGAACAACGCTATCAAGGAGATGAAGGAGCGCAGCGGATCCTCGCTGCAGGCGATCAAGAAGTACATCGCCGCTCAGTACAAGGTAGACGCCGAGAAGTTGGCGCCGTTCATCAGAAAATACCTGAAGAGCGCCGTCGAGTCCGGCGCGCTCATCCAGACCAAGGGCAAGGGCGCGTCCGGTTCGTTCAAGCTAGAGTCCAAGTCGGCCGCCGCCAAGAAGCCGAGCGCGAGCGCCGGTGCGGGCAAGGCAGCCGCCGGCAAGGGTGCAGCGGCAGCGTCGAAGGCCGGCAAGAAGGcgaccgcctccgccgccggcgccAAGAGCAAGAAGGCCGCAGCCGCGTCCGCGTCtgcctccgcatcgccgtccaaaGCCAAGGCTTCGGCCGCCGCGAAggacaagaaggccgccgccgccgcgaagaagaagcccgccgccaagaaggccgccgcgcccgccaaggCCAAGGGCGGCGCCGCACCCAAGGCTAAGAAGACCGCGAAGCCACCCACGAAGAAGCCGAAGGCGCCCAAgcccaagaaggccgccgctacGCCCAAGTCCAAGCCCGCCGCGAAGAAGGCAGCCGCAGCCAAGAAGTAAATATCACACACGCCGGCCGCAGCCAACGAGTGCGCGCGCTATACACGCGCGGGTGCGGTGCATGGTCGCGCTACACCGTCGTCGCGTCGTCggtcccgccgcgccgccgccgcagcatcagcagcagcagcagcagcagcagcagcagcagcagcagcagcagcggcagcgAGCGACCCGCCACCGGGTCGCCGTCGCAGCAGCCGCGAGCCTCACGGCGGCGTGCGTGACACACTCGCTCGCCACTACCAAAAACAGCCCTTTTCAGGGCtaacaatatattcatgaatcatgtacaaacatacatattcgtttctgatgcgtatacagaaagtcaaacaaactaaccaaccaactactaacaaaacaataaactaccacagctatgtaaccaaccaactaactaactaactaactaaggtatataacacgagagagataataacaacaataattataataattgtatagctatgcTATGATAGTCGACGACGAATCAAACAATACACGAACCGACGACGTTACCTATGCCACCCTACATGACATGTGAGTGGTTAACTCGTAACgtaactataatttcaaaacacctagaatatcatacactataactagctactacataatacctatatacagctaacagcttatctgaaataaaaaactcaccCAAAGCCGCCGAACACATACCTACGAAGCACACGatacgatgatgatgacgatgatattatatcattataacggcacaccgcaacacaaacacaaacacaaacacaccctAGCTTCCCTAGGTCACTCGCGAGTACCTagatactcgtaaataatataaatgtattagctCTAATCACATCGCGATGCACATTGCAATTTGCACGCGTACGTTACTCactcacaatttattcaaattattataactctcaAGTGACATTAGTGACACTACGATATTGCAATTGCACCGACTACCTACACTCACCtacacgagaaaaaaaaaaaaaaaaaacacattcataaatattttattagttactgtcaAAATCAAACTGACAAGTGACGACGCCCGACTGcaggacgaaaaaaaaaaatttttttttttttctttatttgtattgatattctcatcattatactgagcatatatattatacattatacataaatcataaatctataattcataaaatataacgtggAAATGGCGCGAAAGTGCCGCGCACGCGCAATAGCGGCGATTATCGTGTTGTTTTCTCGCCCGTTTCGTTCGTGAGCGTCGACTCCGCTCCCCGCCCGACGGTTGCGCGCCAGCGATcgcgtatataataaaatgccccTGCTGTCGGCGAGTCACTCTACAACGCTTACTCGCTGCGCGCGCACACGGTTTCAGCTGTGTGTGTACATACgtgtttaactttgttttcaaatcttcaatttaaaaactcttcAACATGTCGGGCCGCGGCAAAGGTGGCAAAGTCAAGGGAAAGGCAAAGTCTCGCTCCAACCGTGCCGGTCTTCAGTTCCCCGTCGGTCGTATCCACAGGCTCCTGCGTAACGGCAATTACGCCGAGCGCGTCGGTGCCGGTGCACCAGTGTACCTGGCCGCCGTCATGGAGTACTTGGCCGCTGAGGTTCTCGAGTTGGCCGGCAACGCAGCGAGGGACAACAAGAAGACCAGGATCATTCCCCGTCACCTTCAGTTGGCCATCCGCAACGACGAGGAGTTGAACAAACTGCTCTCCGGCGTGACCATCGCCCAAGGCGGTGTCCTGCCGAACATCCAGGCGGTCCTGCTGCCCAAGAAGACCGAGAAGAAGGCTTAAAACCACCGCCTACTCCTCCTCCTCACACCCGACGCACTTCGTGGGAAGATATAATGATACGTTGCTGTCGTACGACCaagacgacgacgacggcggcgtgcatttttcttacaaaaggcccttttcagggccacaatatgaatcaaagtctatctatttatcataattatcctatgataatgaatgactgtttctgttgcaacattattaaaagtcaaacacacacaaaacaaacaacaacagagaaaaaaaaaaaaacccccacgaacgaatagattttttaataattatattattaattaataaacgtaataagtatgataatatatagtataaaagtacaatacattatattatactatatggcaacaattattattatatacgtcaTCTTCCCAAAttccactatttaatttcattaccaataccgtaacttcgatataaccacagattacaaaaaagctcaaaagtgctagatcacagggccgtaaaacggaataacaaaaaaaaaaaatatacgtcatcTCAGCCAGATTCAAATActtaccaatgttttttttttttctttttttttttgcgtacctatgtcagttgtagtagtagcagttagttgtagttcataattatgaaatatcgataactcattaaataaatattatcatatggcATGTAGgtgctgatttaaataaaaaaaaaataataaaaaatgcttaatagTGAGTACAGTTTAGTTTATCCACGTGTCaacaacgtatgtatttataattacaaaatatgtacactcttattatggtatgtaaacaccgatacaataaaataattaggttataatatttatttcatctatg
The DNA window shown above is from Anticarsia gemmatalis isolate Benzon Research Colony breed Stoneville strain chromosome 29, ilAntGemm2 primary, whole genome shotgun sequence and carries:
- the LOC142984981 gene encoding histone H3, with amino-acid sequence MARTKQTARKSTGGKAPRKQLATKAARKSAPATGGVKKPHRYRPGTVALREIRRYQKSTELLIRKLPFQRLVREIAQDFKTDLRFQSSAVMALQEASEAYLVGLFEDTNLCAIHAKRVTIMPKDIQLARRIRGERA
- the LOC142985126 gene encoding uncharacterized protein LOC142985126, with translation MADTAVAAEAPAPATPAKKQARQAGGAKKPKAKPTHPKTSEMVNNAIKEMKERSGSSLQAIKKYIAAQYKVDAEKLAPFIRKYLKSAVESGALIQTKGKGASGSFKLESKSAAAKKPSASAGAGKAAAGKGAAAASKAGKKATASAAGAKSKKAAAASASASASPSKAKASAAAKDKKAAAAAKKKPAAKKAAAPAKAKGGAAPKAKKTAKPPTKKPKAPKPKKAAATPKSKPAAKKAAAAKK
- the LOC142984982 gene encoding histone H4, whose amino-acid sequence is MTGRGKGGKGLGKGGAKRHRKVLRDNIQGITKPAIRRLARRGGVKRISGLIYEETRGVLKVFLENVIRDAVTYTEHAKRKTVTAMDVVYALKRQGRTLYGFGG
- the LOC142984983 gene encoding histone H2A, whose product is MSGRGKGGKVKGKAKSRSNRAGLQFPVGRIHRLLRNGNYAERVGAGAPVYLAAVMEYLAAEVLELAGNAARDNKKTRIIPRHLQLAIRNDEELNKLLSGVTIAQGGVLPNIQAVLLPKKTEKKA